A single window of Dendropsophus ebraccatus isolate aDenEbr1 chromosome 5, aDenEbr1.pat, whole genome shotgun sequence DNA harbors:
- the SPMIP11 gene encoding sperm microtubule inner protein 11 isoform X1 has product MVTGDASVFGPSMAFFGITGLGYQTPLRAAQIPAGENVKNGTKLPPLAPTSPYISQEKYQEIVRRHQQLRTPKQTQKMPLTTGQHYGWWLPQDSKEKPENVYPWIQSARYPMINSPMTRFVDQMAITNKEFRLF; this is encoded by the exons ATGGTAACCGGAGACGCTTCCGTGTTCGGACCCAGCATGGCTTTCTTCGGGATTACAGGCCTCGGCTATCAGACCCCTCTgcgcgccgcacagatcccggcag GAGAAAATGTGAAAAATGGAACCAAACTTCCTCCTCTTGCTCCAACTTCTCCATATATAAGTCAAGAGAAGTATCAAGAAATAGTAAGACGCCACCAACAACTAAGAA CCCCGAAACAAACTCAGAAGATGCCCTTAACCACAGGCCAACATTACGGCTGGTGGCTGCCACAGGACTCCAAGGAGAAACCTGAAAATGTTTATCCTTGGATACAGAGCGCCCGATACCCCATGATCAACAGTCCTATGACAAG GTTTGTGGATCAAATGGCAATAACAAATAAAGAATTTCGCCTGTTCTGA